The DNA region AGAGTGATCAAAACCGGGGGAAAGCTTGGTATACCGTGTTTAGAACACCACTTAGTAGGTAAAGATTTCGTCTAATGTCGAAAATTTCAAAAACTATTGCCTACGAAGATCACCGATTAGAGAGTTTCCTTATAGATACAAGCCTTAGGAAGGTGTAAACCATATTTAAAAAACTTTTCCCCAGTTTTGATCACTCTCTCATTACCTTCACAGAATACTCAAATTCTTTTTCTATAGCTTAGAGAGTCAAATCAAGTTTATTTTGGTGCGTTAGCCTTGCGAACTGTATCAAAGCCCCATGGAATACTTTTACTTCTTTACCGACACCAAAGATTTACTTTGGGCGATTGAGTATCTCACTCAGCAGCATTTCATGGTGCTGGACTACATCACAGTTGTTCACGTCCCAGATGGGTTGTTGCTTCGGATCAAGTTGGCGCGATCTTCTGAGCCACAACTAGAGGCTAACTTTTTAGCTGTTATGAATGAATTTGGTCAGGCATATTCTCCTTCCTGCGCCATGAAAATGGTCCTGGGCAAATTGTCAGAAGGGCGGGCACTGACAGAGATGATGCAAGAAGTGATGCAGCGCCATGGAATTGCGATTGTTACCCACGGCAAGCCTGATTGCCAATAAACTTATGCCTTACCAAGCCTTAGCAATTTTGAACGGGGTTAGACTCAATGTCAATGAAGCCAGCTTTAGTTTTTGGAAACTATTACTTACAAGGGCAATCCAGAATCATTGCAGGTGGGATCTAAATGCTTTTTACTTCTATTGAGAGTGGCAACGATTGCAATATCCATGCACCGTGATCTCATAATGATTGACCTGTAATCCAGGGCGAAGCTCCTTAAAATCTAAGTCCTGAAGCTGCTCCCAGGCAATATCCTCAATTGCACCACAAGACTGACATCGGAAATGATGGTGAGGCTCAATGTTGGCCTCGTACCGACAAACACCTTCCTCTAAGAGAATCTCTTGCACAAGTCCCACCTCTCGCAGCGCCTGGAGCGAGTTGTATACCGTTGCCTGAGAAGAAGTCGGTCTATCCTGATTCAGATGACTCAAGATTTGATCTGCAGTGGGGTGGTCTGAGCGTGCTAATAAATCTGCATAGACTGCAAAGCGCTGGGGCGTTACTCGTAACCCTTTAGACTTCAATTTTTGGATAATTCTATCTGTTTGTCTTTGCATCTATACCTCTTCCAGGCATGCGCCAGCCCTCCTACAATCAGAGGTATCTGGGGCCAAAAAATTGCTACATGAACCCGACCGTTCATGATCTATTAAGTACCAATATCTGAAAGTCAATCAATAATATTTCAATAACTCTTATTAAACTATTTCTAAAGTAAGATTTATTCTAAGGTTAGTCATTGACAGTTGATCAATATAGTTGGACAAGGCGGCACGGAAATATACAAACACGCAATAGGAAAAGAAATATGTCAAGTAGCCAAATGAGATGCCCTTTCCCAATGAGTGGGAAGCTAATGGAAATCTGGCGGGCAGTACAATCTGTCTTGGGCTCAGGTAGCGCGGACAAGGACGAAAACGGTGCCCTTCAGTCCATGGCATCACAATCACAGTCTAGAGCACCAAATACAATGAGCAACGGAAACGGCTGCCCCTTCATAGGTACCCCTCAAGCGTTCGCGGCTGGAGGTGGAACCTCCAACCAAGACTGGTGGCCCAATCAGTTGAATCTGAACATCCTCCATCAGCATGGACCTCAGTGCAATCCCATGGACGAAACCTTCAACTACGCTGAGGCGTTTAAGTCCCTCGACTTAGCAGCTCTACGGGCCGACATCTTCGAGCTAATGACCACCTCTCAGGACTGGTGGCCCGCTGATTACGGCCATTATGGTCCCCTCTTCATTCGGATGGCGTGGCACAGCGCGGGTACCTATCGAATCGGTGACGGTCGTGGTGGTGCGGGCACTGGCAACCAGCGGTTTGCACCTCTAAATAGTTGGCCTGATAATGCCAACCTCGACAAAGCGCGGATGCTGCTGTGGCCAATTAAGCAGAAATACGGCAACAAAATCTCCTGGGCTGACCTGATGGTTTTCGCTGGTAACTGTGCTCTGGAGTCGATGGGCTTCAAAACAATCGGCTTTGCTGGTGGGCGTGAAGATGTTTGGGAGCCTGAGTCAGATATCTATTGGGGATCCGAGACCACATGGCATGGCGATGCAGACTATAACGGCAAGCGCTATAGCGGGGACCGTGTGCTGGAAGATCCTCTCGGTGCCGTTCGCATGGGCCTAATCTACGTGAACCCAGAAGGGCCGAACGGTGAGCCAGATCCCGTTGGTTCAGGGCGTGACGTTCGCGAGACCTTTGGTCGCATGGCGATGAACGATGAGGAGACTGTTGCTTTAACTGCGGGCGGGCATACCTTTGGCAAATGTCACGGTGCGGGTGATGCCTCGCATGTAGGTCCTGAACCCGAGGGCGCAACCATTGTGGATCAGGGTCTGGGATGGAAGAGTACCTTTAAATCTGGCATCGGTGCCGATGCCATCACCAGTGGCATCGAAGGTGCCTGGACCCCCACGCCGACCCAATGGGACAACAGCTATCTTGAAACCCTGTTCAAATATGATTGGGAAGTGGTGAAAAGTCCGGCAGGCGCGTGGCAGTGGGTACCCAAGGGCGGTGCTGGCTCTGATATAGTGCCCGATGCCCATGATCCATCCAAGCGGCATGCCCCGATTATGACCACGGCGGACATGTCCATGAAGATGGATCCTATCTATGAGCCGATCTCGCGGCGCTACCACGACAACCCTGACGAGCTAGCAGAGAAGTTCGCCAAAGCCTGGTTCAAGCTGACCCACCGCGACATGGGACCGAAGTCCCGTTATCTTGGCCCGGAGGTTCCGGCAGAAGACTTTCTGTGGCAGGATCCCATTCCCGCTGTTGATCATGAACTGATCAATGATCAAGACATCACCGCCCTTAAAGCGAAGATCTTGGATTCGGGACTGAGCGTTTCTCAACTGGTCTCAACGGCTTGGGCATCGGCAGTGACCTATCGCGATTCCGATAAGCGCGGTGGGGCGAACGGAGCGCGGGTTCGGCTGGCACCGCAAAAAGGTTGGGAGGTCAACCAACCTGCTCAACTGGCTACGGTGCTGCAAACGCTGGAGGGCATCCAGAACGAATTCAACAGCTCCCAGTCTGGCAGCAAGAAGGTTTCGCTAGCTGATCTGATCGTTCTGGCTGGCTGCGCTGGGGTTGAGAAAGCAGCCAAGGATGTTGGGCATGACGTAACGGTTCCCTTTACACCGGGTCGCACGGATGCATCCCAGGAGCAAACGGATGCAGAGTCCTTTGCCTACCTGGAACCAAAAGCAGATGGATTCCGCAACTACAGCAGAGGTGAACATCACGTCTCTACTGAAGAGATGCTAGTTGACCGGGCACAGTTGATGACCTTGAGCGCACCGGAGATGACGGTACTTGTGGGGGGGTTGCGCGTCTTGGGTGCAAACTCTGGTGGCTCCAAGCACGGTGTCTTTACCGATCGCCCAGGGGCATTGACCAATGATTTCTTCATGAATCTGCTCGATTTCGGCACGACCTGGAAGGCGACTTCGGATGCAGAACAGGAATTCGAGGGGCGAGATCGCAAGACGGGGGAACTCAAGTGGACGGGTACCCGTGTTGACCTGATCTTTGGTTCGAACTCTCAGCTCCGATCCCTGGCAGAAGTTTACGGATGTGCGGACTCTCAGCAGAAATTCGTGCAGGACTTTGTGGCAGCTTGGAACAAGGTGATGAACCTGGATCGCTTTGATCTAACCTAGTCTAGATTGCAAAGCTCAATAGTCCTAAGGGCCAGTAGGGTGATTACCCTACTGGCCTACATTGTTAGTGATCAGCTTCCAGACAAATTCGACCGTGAGAGGAAACACAAAAACCATTACAGAACAGTTGCAGTCAACTAGCCCACCTAAGGACGGATTCCTACTCTAATAACGCCGACACCTTTCCCATCACTGCTTCGTAGTCAGGTTCTTCGGCAATTTCAGGTACATAGTCTACATAAACCAGGGTCCCATCCTGATTGGCGACAAACACCGCTCGGGCAAGAAGGCCAAGTGTCTCCAAGTCGGTGCCAAAAGCTTTACCGAAGGTTCTATATTTGAAATCACTTGCGCACACAACCGCTTCTACACCCTCTGCACCACACCAGCGAGCCTGCGCAAAAGGGAGATCTCGGCTGACAGTGAGTACGACAACATCATCCGATAGTTTTGACACCTCCTCATTAAACCGCTTGGTCTGAACTGAACAGACAGGGGTATCAAGACTTGGGACAGAAGAAACTATTAGTACCTTTCCACGAAAAGAATCGAGTGTGATGTCGCTCATGTCCGTGCCTGTAAGGGTTACTGCAGGAAGTATTGCGCCAACCTCTAGCGCTTTACCGTTAACGACTAGTGGTTCTCCCTGGAAAGTAATCTTTTGATTCGTACTCGCCATGATGCCTCTAAAAATGAAACGTCGATATGGAAGGTGTAAATTAGGTTAAAAGTCTGCACCTAATTGAAAGAACTGTGAAGTCTTTATTATAAAAGTGCTCTATACTTAGATACGTGCAGATCGCGCAGTGTAAAGCCTAAACACTCGTTCATTATTGATTCAAAGCCTTCAAGACTCCCAAATACTTGTAAAGTAAGTGTTTGGGAGTCTTGCTTGAATTTATCTTGCTGATGAGTCAGTCATTTTGATGATGATGATGGCTGAAAAGACGAAATTTCGTTGCTTTTAGATTGCCCTAGTCTAGATCAGAAGCAACTTACTGACAACTAGTTTCGGGTTTCATGTCTCACTGACCTGAAATAGCTGCTATTGAGTCTAATAATAAACAAAACTAAGCCAGTTCAGATAAACATAGGTATTATATATAGCTTGAAATAGTCCTGATCAAAGCTTGTGCCCCATTTAAAAAGCAATTTCGTTGGTTTATAGCCTTTTTAGCTTCAAAATTGTATCAGCTGTATCCTCGAATGTATGCCTATTGGCCGATGCCGAGCAAAACTAGTATCCCTAACATCTTAACCAGATGTACATGATATTACGGAGTCAGAAGTATGAGTACCGAAAATTTATCTACTGTGTTGAATGACGAGTTATCTGCAAAAGAGCGACAAGAAGGGTACACCAAAGATGTTGGGGGCTTAACCAATAAATTTGCAGTTGAACCTCAACCCTATGCT from Acaryochloris sp. CCMEE 5410 includes:
- a CDS encoding Fur family transcriptional regulator — protein: MQRQTDRIIQKLKSKGLRVTPQRFAVYADLLARSDHPTADQILSHLNQDRPTSSQATVYNSLQALREVGLVQEILLEEGVCRYEANIEPHHHFRCQSCGAIEDIAWEQLQDLDFKELRPGLQVNHYEITVHGYCNRCHSQ
- the katG gene encoding catalase/peroxidase HPI, with the translated sequence MSNGNGCPFIGTPQAFAAGGGTSNQDWWPNQLNLNILHQHGPQCNPMDETFNYAEAFKSLDLAALRADIFELMTTSQDWWPADYGHYGPLFIRMAWHSAGTYRIGDGRGGAGTGNQRFAPLNSWPDNANLDKARMLLWPIKQKYGNKISWADLMVFAGNCALESMGFKTIGFAGGREDVWEPESDIYWGSETTWHGDADYNGKRYSGDRVLEDPLGAVRMGLIYVNPEGPNGEPDPVGSGRDVRETFGRMAMNDEETVALTAGGHTFGKCHGAGDASHVGPEPEGATIVDQGLGWKSTFKSGIGADAITSGIEGAWTPTPTQWDNSYLETLFKYDWEVVKSPAGAWQWVPKGGAGSDIVPDAHDPSKRHAPIMTTADMSMKMDPIYEPISRRYHDNPDELAEKFAKAWFKLTHRDMGPKSRYLGPEVPAEDFLWQDPIPAVDHELINDQDITALKAKILDSGLSVSQLVSTAWASAVTYRDSDKRGGANGARVRLAPQKGWEVNQPAQLATVLQTLEGIQNEFNSSQSGSKKVSLADLIVLAGCAGVEKAAKDVGHDVTVPFTPGRTDASQEQTDAESFAYLEPKADGFRNYSRGEHHVSTEEMLVDRAQLMTLSAPEMTVLVGGLRVLGANSGGSKHGVFTDRPGALTNDFFMNLLDFGTTWKATSDAEQEFEGRDRKTGELKWTGTRVDLIFGSNSQLRSLAEVYGCADSQQKFVQDFVAAWNKVMNLDRFDLT
- the tpx gene encoding thiol peroxidase; this translates as MASTNQKITFQGEPLVVNGKALEVGAILPAVTLTGTDMSDITLDSFRGKVLIVSSVPSLDTPVCSVQTKRFNEEVSKLSDDVVVLTVSRDLPFAQARWCGAEGVEAVVCASDFKYRTFGKAFGTDLETLGLLARAVFVANQDGTLVYVDYVPEIAEEPDYEAVMGKVSALLE